CATGTACCGCCGAAAACGCGACCCGGTTCAATGTGGGATAGAAGTCCGCGACACGGTCGCTATGCATCGCATACTGCAATTGGCGAGGCGTGGCTTTGTCGTACCAGCACACGTAACCGTTCCACGGCCAGAAGGTCGAGCCGTTGTTCAAGGGACGCGGCGTGGGGTGAGTTAGGAAATCGTTGCGAGGGATGACGCGGACGAAGCCCGCGAGGTTATGCTGCGGAGGTCGTTTGACCGGGTCGGGATCGTTTATCCACCCGGTGCTCGTTGAAATTTCAAGGGGCTGGGGCCATTCGAAGACGGATTGCGTTGGCCAGTTGCACCACGGCTCGGGACTCATCCAGGGGATGGGGCGCACGGAACTGAAACCGTAGCGCTTCAAGAAATAGCGATGTTGTTCCACCGCATTGAGTGGTTCTCCGGAACGCGTATCGAACTCGTAGGAGTCGAAGACGCTCTCCGGATCAACAAGAACCCATTTGCCAAGCTCATCCACGTAGACCTCCACCGACTCGTGGTTGAAGAGGTTGACGTGGCGCGCCTGGTAGCCCAGGGATTGCATCGCTTGCATGAACACGACAACAAATTGCATGCACATACCGCCCCAGCCGTATTTCTCGTTGCGATCAAGCACGGCATGCGCGTTCCACTCCGGATACTCGGGATACGGCAGCTTGTGAAACCACAATTGCGAGACGTGATGGCGCACGCGGTTGATGCGCTCGAAATCGGTGGCGGCCCCTTCGATGACGTTGTCCAGGTCCAGGCGCTCGCGCAGGGCCTTCAACTCGGGGAGATCTGCTCGTTCAAATGCATGCCAGTATGACGAGTAGCTTATTCGCGGGTTTTCGGCGTCGCGCACGTAGAACGTGTCTCGCGGGACAGCCGCACGCAGTATCCTTCGCTGAAGCTGAATGCCAGTAAACACCGGAGTAACCAGCGGAGATGCCGAGAGCAGGCGCGCTCGTACCTGCATGTACCTGCGGCTATCCGGTGCGAGTTCGTCGAGTTTCCATTGCTGGCCGGGCGCGAGTGTTCCAAGGACACGGAAGTCCGGCGAGGAAGCGTCCGCGGGTTCGGGCGAGTCTGCAAAGCGCGCGGCTACTTCGATGCGTGTATTTTCGGGCGTTGCCCCGCGCGCCATAAGTCGCAGCGCATCGATACGGCACGGAGGCAAGATGGCTTCGGGTTGGTCAAGCGAGTTCCAGAGGTCAATGGGCGGCATCAACAACGCACCTTCGGTGCGATATCGCTGAAGACTCAGGCGAATAGTGTATTCGCCGGAGACGTCGCCACCGGGGCCTAGTAGTCCATCCGACCATGTGTGTCCGCCGTCCGTGGACTTGGCGGAGGTCCTTCCGACTTCAATTCGCTCGACGCCTTCCGGCAAGTGATCGGGGTCGATGACTAATTGCCGCGACGCGATGCGCGAGGTATTACCTCCACACACATACGGCCCGCCGCCGCGATCGTATTCGTCGGCGCGGGCAAACATCAGGTTGTATCCCTCTTCGGGTGACGCATCGCACACAATCACAATCGTGTTTTCGCCTTGAACCAAGTAATCGACAGGAACCGGCACCCAGTGCCATACACCTTCGTGCCACGGCACGGGGATTCCCTCGACGCGATGCCCATTCACAAGCAGATGGTAGGGAGCCGACTTTCCGGGCGTTCGTGGTTCCATGTATAGGACGACGTGCGCGGCCAATGCGCGTGGATCATCGAGCAGGAATGTCTTGCGCGCCCACACCCCGGCGTGGATGGGCTCCAGATAGGAACCTTTTTCGCTCAGACCCGCACCCGGCGCATCGTTTTCGATCAGGGCAAGATCCGAGAGGACCACACCACGATCCTCCTCGCTACGCATCACGTCCAGACTCTGCGCATTGTCGTACTTGGACGCTGCGTGGATCTCGTCGGTGATGTACCTGCTGACTTCCTGCGCGGAAATGATGGCAGGCAGCCAACAAGCCGCGGCGACACACGCTACCTTCCCTATTCTGTCTACGTTGAGGGCATTCACTCGTCGCAGCCTCCTGATGGATCGGTGCATTGTACAC
The Candidatus Hydrogenedentota bacterium DNA segment above includes these coding regions:
- a CDS encoding transglutaminase-like domain-containing protein, yielding MNALNVDRIGKVACVAAACWLPAIISAQEVSRYITDEIHAASKYDNAQSLDVMRSEEDRGVVLSDLALIENDAPGAGLSEKGSYLEPIHAGVWARKTFLLDDPRALAAHVVLYMEPRTPGKSAPYHLLVNGHRVEGIPVPWHEGVWHWVPVPVDYLVQGENTIVIVCDASPEEGYNLMFARADEYDRGGGPYVCGGNTSRIASRQLVIDPDHLPEGVERIEVGRTSAKSTDGGHTWSDGLLGPGGDVSGEYTIRLSLQRYRTEGALLMPPIDLWNSLDQPEAILPPCRIDALRLMARGATPENTRIEVAARFADSPEPADASSPDFRVLGTLAPGQQWKLDELAPDSRRYMQVRARLLSASPLVTPVFTGIQLQRRILRAAVPRDTFYVRDAENPRISYSSYWHAFERADLPELKALRERLDLDNVIEGAATDFERINRVRHHVSQLWFHKLPYPEYPEWNAHAVLDRNEKYGWGGMCMQFVVVFMQAMQSLGYQARHVNLFNHESVEVYVDELGKWVLVDPESVFDSYEFDTRSGEPLNAVEQHRYFLKRYGFSSVRPIPWMSPEPWCNWPTQSVFEWPQPLEISTSTGWINDPDPVKRPPQHNLAGFVRVIPRNDFLTHPTPRPLNNGSTFWPWNGYVCWYDKATPRQLQYAMHSDRVADFYPTLNRVAFSAVHGETLGDVKIDMTTQTPNFVGYEVNIDDGGWKESPSSFTWTLWRNAINRLEMRVRNKMGVRGKPSSLVVFWHYREPYQPAPETH